The following coding sequences are from one bacterium SCSIO 12741 window:
- a CDS encoding Omp28-related outer membrane protein: protein MKRFTLLFSALVASAGLSAQTFVSTSPANKNVVLEEYTGIYCVYCPDGHRLGKQLSDNNPGRVVLINIHTGGYANPNGSDPDFRTGHGDAVAGHADVKISGYPAGSVNRRSFPNSQNGGTASSRGNWATDGGAVMGEASVVNVAAKADYNDQTGEIDIVVEAYYTGAGSGTDYLNVGILQNNVPGPQTGGATYNPSNMLPNGDYNHQHMLRASLTGDWGVSIDTTTAGTFVSKTYSWKVPADINGIPVEVHNLEVYAFMADNQQDILTGAVTQVTLPANITTDLSMTANSALPADMCTYKVTPEVTITNEENNAVTSFDVSYGLSGTSGGMESWTGSLAKGQSATIKFQEATVMAGASTLSYSAPNNINMGALLDINSSNAAIPSENIYTVNSAAVGTSFSYDFEGLNTGTEVPGNAYLMNEGGLRVFVVTNAVTNPPLSWQLGGHGKSDGCYRFDLPTWSAGDQASIYFDKVDLSGMNGSLELSFDLAYAGWDANSNARIKVEASTDCGKNWTILFNKDGDDIETAADLNGQRFYPQPNQWQTHTGDANALKGSSEVIFKVTVSAPNVSNAMYLDNLMITEKADQTSIAEVSNKLGINVYPNPAVNEAKIDMNLQNGGDVALNVYDLTGKRVMTATENVVAGSNTLTLNTSSLEAGIYNVEIVTAEGVAVERVVLEK from the coding sequence ATGAAAAGATTTACTCTTTTGTTTTCGGCACTGGTAGCCTCGGCTGGTCTTAGTGCTCAAACATTTGTGAGTACCTCTCCTGCCAACAAGAATGTGGTGCTGGAGGAGTATACGGGAATTTACTGCGTTTATTGCCCCGATGGACACCGTTTGGGTAAGCAGTTATCCGATAACAACCCAGGACGTGTTGTACTGATCAACATTCACACGGGTGGTTACGCAAATCCTAACGGATCTGATCCAGATTTCAGAACAGGTCATGGAGACGCTGTTGCTGGACACGCCGACGTAAAAATTTCAGGGTACCCTGCTGGTTCTGTAAACCGTAGAAGTTTCCCTAACTCTCAAAATGGTGGTACTGCTTCTAGCCGTGGTAACTGGGCTACTGATGGTGGCGCTGTAATGGGAGAAGCTTCAGTTGTAAACGTAGCTGCTAAAGCTGACTACAACGACCAAACTGGTGAAATCGATATCGTTGTTGAAGCCTATTATACTGGCGCTGGTAGCGGTACTGACTACTTGAATGTTGGTATCCTTCAAAACAACGTACCTGGACCACAAACTGGTGGTGCTACTTACAACCCATCTAACATGCTTCCAAATGGTGACTACAACCACCAGCACATGCTACGTGCAAGCTTGACTGGAGACTGGGGAGTTTCTATTGACACTACTACTGCTGGTACTTTTGTATCTAAGACTTACTCTTGGAAAGTTCCTGCTGACATCAACGGTATTCCTGTTGAAGTTCACAACTTGGAAGTTTACGCTTTCATGGCTGACAATCAGCAAGACATATTGACTGGTGCTGTTACTCAAGTAACTCTTCCAGCAAACATTACTACTGACTTGTCAATGACTGCAAACTCTGCTTTGCCAGCTGACATGTGTACTTATAAAGTAACTCCTGAAGTTACTATCACTAACGAAGAGAACAACGCTGTTACTTCTTTCGACGTATCTTACGGTTTGTCTGGTACTTCTGGTGGAATGGAAAGCTGGACTGGATCTTTGGCTAAAGGTCAATCTGCTACCATCAAATTCCAGGAAGCTACTGTAATGGCTGGTGCTTCTACACTTTCTTACAGCGCTCCTAACAACATCAACATGGGTGCTTTGTTGGATATCAACTCTAGCAATGCTGCTATTCCTTCTGAGAACATCTACACAGTAAACTCTGCTGCTGTTGGAACTTCTTTCTCTTACGATTTCGAAGGTTTGAACACAGGTACTGAAGTACCAGGAAACGCTTACTTGATGAACGAAGGTGGTCTTCGTGTATTCGTTGTAACAAACGCTGTTACAAACCCTCCTCTTTCATGGCAATTGGGTGGACACGGAAAATCTGACGGTTGCTACCGTTTTGACCTTCCTACTTGGTCTGCTGGCGATCAAGCTTCTATCTACTTCGATAAAGTTGACTTGAGCGGAATGAACGGAAGCTTGGAGCTTTCTTTCGATTTGGCTTACGCTGGATGGGATGCTAACAGTAACGCTCGCATCAAAGTAGAAGCTTCTACTGATTGTGGTAAAAACTGGACTATCTTGTTCAACAAAGACGGTGATGACATCGAAACTGCTGCTGACCTTAACGGACAGCGTTTTTACCCACAGCCAAACCAATGGCAGACTCATACTGGAGATGCAAATGCATTGAAAGGATCTTCAGAAGTTATCTTCAAGGTAACTGTTAGTGCTCCAAACGTGAGTAACGCTATGTACTTGGATAACTTGATGATTACTGAAAAAGCTGATCAAACTTCTATCGCTGAAGTTTCTAACAAGCTTGGAATCAATGTTTACCCTAACCCAGCTGTAAACGAAGCTAAGATTGACATGAACCTTCAAAATGGTGGTGATGTTGCTCTTAACGTTTATGACTTGACTGGTAAGCGTGTAATGACTGCTACTGAAAATGTAGTAGCTGGAAGCAACACTTTGACTTTGAATACAAGCTCTTTGGAAGCTGGTATCTACAACGTTGAAATCGTTACTGCTGAAGGCGTAGCCGTTGAGCGCGTAGTATTGGAAAAATAA
- a CDS encoding toxin-antitoxin system YwqK family antitoxin: MNKTMLSLSKNLAVIFLVVAFFSCSEKTEKISEIYPNGKTKVLTTVDSDQRVVAKKEFYINGKVKIEGSFDGAGERQGLWTYYYEDGKVWSRCEYTAGLRDGKNEVYYENGKLRYSGSFKNDEKTGEWTFFDEEGQLIKKVNF; the protein is encoded by the coding sequence GTGAATAAGACAATGCTAAGCTTGAGCAAAAATCTGGCCGTAATTTTTTTAGTGGTGGCCTTCTTTTCCTGTTCGGAAAAAACCGAGAAGATTTCTGAGATCTATCCCAATGGCAAAACGAAGGTGCTAACTACCGTTGATTCAGACCAAAGGGTAGTGGCAAAAAAAGAATTTTACATAAACGGTAAAGTCAAAATTGAAGGTAGTTTCGACGGAGCCGGAGAGCGACAAGGCCTTTGGACCTATTACTACGAAGATGGAAAAGTGTGGAGTCGCTGTGAATATACCGCTGGACTTAGGGATGGGAAGAACGAAGTATATTACGAAAACGGTAAATTACGGTATTCGGGGAGTTTCAAAAACGATGAGAAAACCGGAGAATGGACCTTTTTTGATGAAGAAGGCCAACTGATCAAAAAGGTAAATTTCTGA
- a CDS encoding LysM peptidoglycan-binding domain-containing protein, translating to MRKWIFALLSLMMATGLSAGNPEGETKDSLSLVKADSSTWAADYEFTRIQDSLYTQIQRMWQLEQLPFNDEVAADPEPMPNDSVLKSRMTALDEMTPFDLSYNRRVRAFINLYANKKPDLTAKTLGLSQLYFPFIEEALDRHDMPYELKYLAVVESALNPTARSRAGATGLWQFMYSTGKIYGLRVNSYVDERYDPYLSTEAACKYLKFLHGMYDDWNLALAAYNCGPGNVNKAIRRSGGKRNYWEIYPYLPRETRGYVPAFIAVNYIFNHAEEHGISAAIPPTTHFENDTVRITERISLKHLSDVLEVDSEVIQYLNPTFKRGIIPNNTRDYVLKLPKDKLALFIVNEKSIYEQYEVPQDRSDEMLAEHEKVQVYRVRSGDYLGKIANQHGCSVRQIKDWNGLRSDNLRVGQRLTIYARVPAKPTPKPTKQKIEQRSQVQGNLVYYEIQKGDTLWDIAKAQGISTSELKAMNQNLNARSLKPGDKIVIRKNG from the coding sequence ATGAGAAAGTGGATATTTGCTTTGCTGTCTTTGATGATGGCTACAGGCCTTTCTGCGGGAAATCCGGAAGGCGAAACAAAAGACAGTTTGAGTTTGGTAAAAGCAGACTCAAGTACCTGGGCTGCGGACTATGAATTTACCCGTATCCAGGATAGTTTGTATACCCAGATTCAACGCATGTGGCAGCTGGAACAATTGCCCTTCAACGATGAGGTGGCGGCTGATCCGGAGCCTATGCCCAATGATTCGGTTTTGAAGTCGCGTATGACGGCCTTGGATGAAATGACTCCATTTGACTTGTCGTACAACCGCAGAGTTCGAGCTTTCATAAACCTATATGCCAACAAAAAGCCTGACTTAACAGCAAAGACTTTGGGCCTGAGTCAACTTTACTTTCCCTTTATCGAGGAGGCATTGGATCGTCACGATATGCCTTATGAACTGAAGTACCTGGCTGTGGTGGAGTCGGCATTGAACCCTACGGCTCGTTCTCGTGCAGGTGCTACCGGATTGTGGCAATTTATGTACAGTACCGGTAAGATATACGGGCTTCGAGTAAATAGCTATGTGGATGAGCGCTATGATCCTTACTTGTCTACCGAAGCAGCCTGTAAGTACCTGAAATTTTTGCACGGTATGTACGACGATTGGAACTTGGCACTGGCTGCCTACAACTGTGGTCCGGGGAATGTGAACAAGGCCATTCGACGTTCGGGTGGAAAAAGAAATTACTGGGAAATTTATCCTTACCTGCCTCGAGAAACTCGTGGATATGTTCCGGCTTTTATTGCCGTGAATTATATTTTCAATCATGCTGAAGAGCATGGTATCTCTGCAGCCATTCCGCCAACCACTCATTTTGAAAATGATACGGTAAGAATCACCGAAAGAATTAGCCTGAAGCACTTGTCTGACGTATTGGAAGTAGATTCTGAAGTAATTCAATACCTCAACCCTACTTTTAAAAGAGGAATTATCCCGAATAACACTAGAGACTATGTGCTCAAGTTGCCAAAGGATAAATTGGCCCTATTTATCGTAAACGAAAAATCCATTTACGAGCAGTACGAGGTTCCACAGGATCGTTCGGATGAAATGCTGGCTGAGCACGAAAAAGTGCAGGTTTATCGAGTTCGCAGTGGCGATTATTTGGGTAAGATTGCCAACCAGCACGGATGTTCCGTACGCCAAATTAAAGATTGGAATGGCCTTCGATCGGATAATCTAAGAGTAGGGCAACGCTTAACGATTTATGCCCGAGTTCCTGCCAAGCCGACCCCGAAGCCAACGAAACAAAAAATCGAACAGAGATCTCAGGTACAAGGTAACCTGGTCTATTATGAAATTCAAAAGGGCGATACCCTATGGGATATTGCCAAGGCTCAAGGTATTTCCACCAGCGAGCTTAAAGCCATGAACCAAAACCTGAATGCACGAAGCCTCAAGCCTGGGGATAAAATCGTCATTCGTAAAAACGGATAA
- a CDS encoding DUF4837 family protein — MKKTAWILLSTFALFFLISCESEEGEFLPGYSGGFGELVVVLDKAIWEGPTGDSLFSVLAGEQHGFPQPESYFNVIQVSPSKFQSVLRTHRNIIRINAASGNAGKEPLVLERNKWSKGQYVLNLNAKSYDHLLQVIGEHEEDIRSVFQSAEINRHIQRNKKFGDPEISKELAAVQQYTMEVHKDVFLDKNQSGLAWVRAERERTSGGFQHQISQGILLFSKPYMSKSDFSDSLVIQTANEMMAQHLAGPDTGQYMQIDQRYIPVIGEEVNFHDQYAREFRGIWKMEGNFMGGPLYIFTFLDEPRGRIIYAIGYVYAPQFKKREYLREVEAMIQSIKPTPVPQKASS, encoded by the coding sequence ATGAAAAAAACTGCCTGGATACTTCTATCGACCTTCGCCCTCTTTTTTCTAATCAGCTGTGAATCGGAAGAAGGGGAGTTCCTCCCTGGGTACTCAGGAGGTTTTGGAGAATTGGTGGTTGTTTTGGACAAGGCCATTTGGGAAGGTCCAACAGGCGATAGTTTGTTTTCAGTGTTGGCCGGAGAGCAACATGGATTTCCACAACCGGAGTCCTATTTTAATGTAATCCAGGTATCTCCGTCTAAGTTTCAAAGTGTTCTTCGAACTCACCGCAACATTATTCGAATTAATGCTGCTTCGGGAAATGCGGGAAAAGAACCACTGGTACTGGAGCGTAACAAATGGTCGAAGGGGCAATATGTACTCAATCTGAATGCGAAAAGCTATGATCACCTCCTTCAAGTTATTGGAGAACATGAGGAGGATATTCGTTCGGTTTTTCAATCGGCTGAAATCAATCGCCATATTCAACGCAACAAGAAGTTTGGTGATCCAGAAATTAGCAAGGAGCTGGCTGCCGTTCAGCAGTACACCATGGAGGTGCACAAAGATGTATTCCTGGACAAGAATCAATCTGGTCTGGCTTGGGTAAGAGCGGAAAGGGAACGGACGTCTGGAGGATTCCAGCACCAAATTTCTCAGGGAATATTGTTGTTTTCCAAACCCTACATGAGCAAAAGCGATTTTTCCGATTCACTGGTGATTCAGACGGCCAATGAAATGATGGCTCAACACCTTGCTGGCCCCGATACAGGGCAATATATGCAGATTGATCAGCGCTACATTCCGGTAATCGGAGAAGAAGTAAACTTCCATGATCAATATGCTCGTGAGTTTCGAGGAATTTGGAAAATGGAAGGCAACTTTATGGGCGGGCCCTTGTACATCTTTACCTTTTTGGACGAACCCCGAGGAAGAATCATTTATGCGATTGGCTATGTCTACGCTCCACAGTTCAAAAAGCGGGAATACTTAAGAGAGGTGGAGGCCATGATTCAATCTATTAAGCCGACTCCCGTGCCTCAAAAGGCTTCTTCTTAA
- the recO gene encoding DNA repair protein RecO yields MAATTDRGIFLWKTRYGDSGFVVRAYTLNHGMTTFLIQGLKGKKRSRAALLYPLAELEIEFSSTVKSEMKRIKEVHALHPGQSLRHDLSKSAQAFFIAEMLYRTLNEREADHALYTFLNTSIEWLDHHPDTSNFHLAFLVKLTRFLGFHPQGEPSARTFFDLREGLFTTLRPSHTDYVEPFVSVLLGVLLEKGFQTGKENLHREDRQHLLETLLLYYRIHLDGLGAIKSLDVLTEMFR; encoded by the coding sequence ATGGCAGCTACAACGGACAGAGGGATCTTTTTATGGAAAACCCGTTATGGGGATTCCGGTTTTGTGGTACGCGCATACACCCTAAATCATGGAATGACCACCTTTCTCATACAAGGCCTAAAAGGCAAAAAGAGATCGAGAGCTGCCCTGCTCTATCCCCTGGCGGAGCTGGAGATTGAATTCTCCTCAACGGTCAAATCAGAAATGAAACGAATTAAGGAAGTTCATGCCCTACATCCGGGGCAAAGTTTAAGACACGACTTGTCTAAGAGCGCCCAGGCCTTTTTCATCGCCGAAATGCTCTACCGCACCCTTAATGAACGTGAAGCGGATCATGCCCTGTATACCTTTTTAAACACCTCCATTGAGTGGCTCGATCACCATCCTGACACCAGTAACTTTCACTTGGCCTTTTTAGTAAAGCTTACTCGTTTTTTGGGTTTTCATCCTCAAGGAGAGCCCTCTGCCAGAACTTTCTTTGATCTCCGAGAAGGACTGTTTACCACCCTCCGACCCTCCCACACGGATTATGTGGAACCTTTTGTTTCGGTTCTTTTAGGAGTACTGCTGGAAAAAGGGTTCCAAACTGGTAAAGAAAACTTGCATCGTGAAGATCGCCAGCACCTACTGGAAACTTTGTTGCTCTACTACCGCATTCACCTGGACGGCTTAGGGGCTATAAAAAGCCTGGACGTACTAACTGAGATGTTTCGTTAA
- a CDS encoding LamG domain-containing protein — translation MRPLFSFFFAIVIGCFSSFELSAQSFDGFLSLDGKNDYVTMNDTFWTQTGSFTLEFAFETCNEGADLDSAGLFHFSSGLGLELSVQHQFNLATFNLFTGNQAQSFNSPGFLYSKWQHLALVYNLSDTSVTLFLNGTFLGQLKERLPKLDTLFIGKSPKHFFPGSIDEYRFSDVPRYAGNFPVPQAPHNIDQLTRFIFHLDDGMTGPATSFWDDLGMTFKLVGKNGAHGNGPYALTSDTLVCDGDSIELSASGGTLFHWSPADGLSDTTGSKVRSFVNQNRSYQVVVSDSNSCHWMDSVHLTKRLNPDPDLGPDTTICGGDKLLLYPGDFSTYLWSNATFDSTLNAGAGTTWVRVTDSAGCRGSDTIIIQEHTPIDLNIGNDTVVPDGHTFFLDAGPGFKTYKWSTGESTQKILVTLQMEYRVTVTDSNGCSKSDTINVIYTGLEELSRAFGLSYGPNPAQSIFTLRAEQLPVTSQFTWVNAWGQPLSVKPQDDSFPVQWDLTEWPAGFYYLRMELDDHNPVMIPVIKTANP, via the coding sequence ATGAGGCCACTATTCAGCTTTTTTTTCGCAATTGTTATCGGTTGTTTTTCGTCCTTTGAACTCTCGGCTCAAAGCTTTGACGGTTTTTTATCGTTGGATGGCAAAAACGACTATGTGACGATGAATGATACATTTTGGACCCAAACCGGATCTTTTACGCTGGAATTTGCATTTGAAACCTGTAACGAAGGTGCTGATTTAGATAGCGCAGGGCTTTTCCACTTTAGCTCAGGATTGGGTTTGGAATTGAGCGTACAGCATCAGTTTAACCTGGCTACTTTTAACCTGTTTACCGGCAATCAGGCTCAGTCTTTTAACTCTCCTGGCTTCCTGTATTCCAAATGGCAGCACCTGGCCTTGGTATATAATTTATCGGATACTTCGGTAACCTTGTTTTTGAATGGAACCTTTTTAGGGCAGTTGAAAGAGCGCTTGCCTAAATTGGATACGCTATTTATAGGTAAGAGTCCTAAGCACTTTTTTCCAGGAAGCATAGATGAGTATCGTTTTTCGGATGTGCCTCGTTATGCTGGAAATTTCCCGGTTCCTCAAGCCCCGCACAACATTGATCAGCTTACCCGTTTCATTTTTCATTTGGACGATGGAATGACCGGTCCTGCTACCTCGTTTTGGGATGATTTGGGCATGACCTTCAAGCTCGTCGGTAAAAACGGAGCGCATGGCAACGGGCCCTATGCACTCACGTCTGATACCCTGGTGTGCGATGGAGATTCTATCGAATTGAGTGCATCTGGTGGGACCCTTTTCCACTGGTCGCCGGCAGATGGTCTTTCGGATACCACCGGGAGTAAAGTTCGCAGTTTTGTAAATCAAAATCGCAGTTATCAGGTAGTGGTGAGCGATAGCAATTCGTGCCATTGGATGGATTCCGTTCATTTGACAAAACGATTAAACCCCGATCCGGATTTAGGCCCGGATACGACGATTTGCGGTGGTGATAAGTTATTGCTTTACCCGGGCGACTTTTCCACTTACCTGTGGTCCAATGCCACTTTTGATAGCACCCTCAATGCAGGGGCAGGTACTACTTGGGTGAGGGTGACAGATAGTGCCGGTTGCCGCGGATCTGATACAATTATTATCCAGGAGCACACGCCTATTGATTTGAATATTGGCAATGACACGGTCGTGCCAGATGGACATACATTCTTTTTGGATGCCGGTCCTGGCTTTAAGACTTATAAATGGTCAACCGGAGAGTCTACTCAGAAAATCCTGGTAACCCTTCAAATGGAATACCGCGTTACGGTAACCGATTCCAATGGTTGTTCCAAGAGTGATACTATCAATGTGATCTACACCGGCTTGGAAGAATTGAGCCGCGCTTTTGGTTTGAGTTATGGTCCTAATCCAGCTCAATCCATTTTTACGCTTCGGGCAGAGCAGCTTCCCGTTACCTCTCAATTCACGTGGGTAAATGCCTGGGGGCAGCCTCTTTCCGTAAAGCCACAGGATGATAGCTTCCCTGTTCAGTGGGATCTAACCGAATGGCCAGCAGGGTTCTATTACTTGAGAATGGAGTTGGATGATCACAACCCCGTGATGATTCCAGTTATTAAGACCGCAAATCCATAA
- a CDS encoding SDR family NAD(P)-dependent oxidoreductase, with protein MNLYYITGTSRGIGKALAEELLREETNVVIGLGRSASLSNANYSHKVIDLSNLSEVMRFRFGEHLKADRVCLINNAGTLGEIKPVGKMNNDELIRAYNVNLIAPTILMNNFVKTYSDKSETDKLILNISSGAAQSAYDGWSVYCSSKAGLTMFGDVILAENKVHPESGLRILSVAPGVIETEMQQQIRSSSEEDFSTIDRFVELKEGGHLKSTQQTALELIQLMENLPEEGDTSFMDLRS; from the coding sequence ATGAATCTGTATTACATTACCGGAACTTCCCGGGGAATTGGAAAGGCTTTGGCCGAAGAATTGCTCCGTGAAGAAACAAATGTGGTTATTGGATTGGGGAGAAGTGCCTCCCTGTCCAACGCCAATTATTCGCATAAGGTCATCGACCTGTCCAATCTTTCAGAAGTTATGCGTTTTCGCTTTGGAGAACACCTCAAAGCGGATCGGGTTTGCCTGATTAATAATGCAGGAACTTTGGGTGAGATTAAGCCCGTTGGAAAGATGAACAACGATGAGCTAATCCGGGCCTATAATGTCAATTTGATAGCTCCAACTATCTTAATGAACAACTTCGTGAAGACGTACAGCGATAAGAGCGAAACGGATAAGTTGATCTTAAATATTAGCTCTGGAGCTGCACAATCTGCTTATGATGGTTGGTCGGTATACTGCTCGAGCAAAGCAGGGCTCACCATGTTTGGAGATGTAATACTGGCTGAAAACAAAGTCCATCCTGAATCAGGGCTACGCATATTATCCGTTGCCCCAGGAGTTATCGAAACGGAAATGCAACAGCAAATTCGTTCGAGTAGCGAGGAAGATTTTAGCACCATCGATCGCTTTGTAGAATTGAAAGAAGGTGGACATCTAAAATCAACTCAGCAAACCGCTCTAGAGTTAATTCAATTGATGGAAAACCTTCCGGAAGAAGGCGACACGTCCTTTATGGATTTGCGGTCTTAA
- a CDS encoding cystathionine gamma-synthase, with amino-acid sequence MSNTETSKFGTRAIHGGLEPDSATGAIMTPIYQTSTYVQTEPGGHKGYEYSRTLNPTRHALEKNLASIENGKYGLCFGSGLAAIDAVIKTLKPGDEVISTNDLYGGSYRIFTKIFEKYGIRFHFTGMDDFSKLEHLVNENTKLVWVETPTNPMCNIIDIEAAAEFAHRHGCLLAVDNTFASPYLQNPLALGADIVMHSVTKYLGGHSDVVMGALVLNDDALAEELYFIQNSSGAVCGPMDSFLVLRGIKTLHLRMQRHCENGKAIAEFLKAHPAVDKVYWPGFEEHPNHDVAARQMRDFGGMISFTTKDDSFEKAKTIVSSVRIFTLAESLGGVESLCGHPASMTHAAIPKEEREKTGVKDSLVRLSVGVEDVDDLIADLKQALEQ; translated from the coding sequence ATGTCAAATACAGAAACTTCAAAATTCGGAACACGGGCCATTCACGGAGGCCTTGAACCTGATTCTGCAACCGGAGCGATCATGACTCCGATTTATCAAACCTCAACTTATGTGCAAACCGAACCTGGTGGGCATAAAGGATATGAGTATTCGAGAACATTGAACCCCACTCGTCACGCCCTGGAAAAAAACCTGGCCAGTATCGAGAATGGAAAATATGGTCTTTGTTTTGGAAGTGGGCTGGCTGCCATTGACGCAGTTATCAAAACCCTTAAACCAGGTGATGAAGTTATTTCAACCAATGACCTTTACGGAGGATCTTACCGGATCTTCACCAAAATATTTGAGAAATATGGCATCCGTTTCCACTTTACAGGAATGGACGATTTCTCCAAACTGGAACACCTCGTTAACGAAAACACCAAGTTGGTTTGGGTAGAAACTCCAACCAATCCTATGTGTAATATCATCGATATTGAAGCTGCTGCCGAGTTTGCTCACCGTCACGGATGTTTGCTGGCTGTAGACAACACGTTTGCCTCACCTTACCTGCAAAACCCACTTGCCCTGGGTGCTGATATCGTTATGCACTCCGTAACCAAATACTTGGGCGGACACTCCGATGTGGTAATGGGAGCTTTGGTATTAAATGACGATGCTTTGGCTGAAGAGCTTTATTTCATTCAAAATTCCTCAGGAGCTGTTTGTGGTCCTATGGACTCGTTCTTGGTATTGCGTGGTATCAAAACCCTTCACCTAAGAATGCAACGCCACTGTGAAAACGGAAAGGCCATTGCCGAATTCCTGAAGGCTCATCCAGCTGTGGATAAGGTGTACTGGCCTGGTTTTGAAGAGCATCCAAACCATGATGTAGCCGCTAGACAAATGCGCGATTTTGGTGGAATGATTTCGTTCACTACCAAGGACGATAGCTTTGAAAAGGCAAAAACGATTGTTTCCTCCGTTAGGATTTTTACCTTAGCTGAATCGTTAGGCGGTGTTGAATCACTTTGTGGACATCCAGCATCCATGACTCATGCGGCTATTCCAAAAGAGGAGCGTGAAAAAACAGGAGTTAAGGATTCGCTGGTTCGATTGAGCGTTGGAGTAGAAGATGTAGATGATTTGATCGCTGATCTAAAACAAGCGTTAGAACAGTAA